The following coding sequences are from one Chloroflexota bacterium window:
- a CDS encoding cytochrome c oxidase subunit II, with the protein MRKELFALTVVFLIFVAFPASLWGYQAWRTNAGDTRVIALTANAPATGGWVPDTIRVNVGERVRLRISSPDVAHGFEVPTLGIRVDEILPGHVEEIEFTATRAGRFPFACTRWCSVDHWRMRGTILVVDPANPNPPLPTFAPPLYQQLKVDIDAMHPTQNTPTQKPSAARGALLGIAIADDLRMKSPSDVFTKLRADAMLRSYTDLQLWDATALAWKRTAGDTALARGQKLYARDCAACHGESGQGDGPAGRNLPGMRAMDATMRKGPADFTDAAQMLGASDVLLQGKLLRGGMGTGMPEWRSLYTDEEMWNVISFLRSFVFDYP; encoded by the coding sequence ATGAGAAAAGAACTTTTCGCACTTACAGTTGTATTCCTCATCTTCGTCGCGTTTCCCGCGTCGCTTTGGGGATACCAGGCATGGCGGACGAACGCGGGCGATACGCGCGTCATCGCGCTCACCGCGAACGCGCCGGCGACCGGCGGCTGGGTTCCCGATACAATTCGCGTGAACGTGGGCGAGCGCGTGCGTTTGCGAATTTCGTCGCCTGATGTTGCGCATGGGTTTGAAGTTCCCACGCTGGGAATTCGCGTGGATGAAATTTTGCCGGGACACGTCGAGGAAATCGAGTTCACCGCGACGCGCGCGGGACGCTTTCCATTTGCGTGCACGCGTTGGTGCAGCGTAGATCACTGGCGAATGCGCGGAACGATTCTGGTAGTTGATCCGGCGAATCCGAATCCGCCTTTGCCGACCTTTGCGCCGCCGCTCTATCAGCAATTGAAAGTTGACATTGATGCGATGCACCCGACGCAAAACACGCCAACGCAAAAACCCTCCGCCGCGCGCGGCGCGTTGCTCGGCATCGCCATCGCCGATGACCTGCGGATGAAATCGCCGAGTGATGTGTTTACGAAATTGCGCGCCGATGCAATGTTGAGATCGTACACGGATTTGCAACTCTGGGACGCGACGGCGTTGGCATGGAAACGCACCGCCGGCGACACGGCGCTTGCGCGCGGGCAAAAATTATACGCGCGCGATTGCGCCGCGTGTCACGGTGAATCCGGTCAAGGCGATGGACCTGCCGGACGCAATTTGCCGGGGATGCGCGCGATGGACGCGACGATGAGAAAAGGTCCCGCCGATTTCACGGATGCGGCGCAGATGCTCGGCGCAAGCGATGTGCTTTTGCAGGGCAAACTACTGCGCGGGGGGATGGGCACGGGCATGCCCGAGTGGCGATCGCTTTACACGGATGAAGAAATGTGGAACGTGATTAGTTTCTTGAGATCGTTTGTGTTTGATTACCCATAA